In the Setaria italica strain Yugu1 chromosome VI, Setaria_italica_v2.0, whole genome shotgun sequence genome, one interval contains:
- the LOC101760052 gene encoding wall-associated receptor kinase 2, with protein MQGRRSQMLLITLMIIAVLVSAWPAAATPPSSCQRRCGDLDIPYPFGIGRGCYLYTGEGDTTFGLTCKLTADGTYKAFCYDVQVIGISLRRGQARIRSDIRSWCYNRTSMSMDKNNVWWSDFTDSQFRLSDEDNRFTVIGCNSLAYVKSANTGSKYMTGCMATCPAAGRLENGSCSGMGCCQAAIPRGINTYEVQFDDRFTTSRTRGFGRCSYAVLVEAAAFDFRTTYVTADDFMESTGGKAPLVLDWVVGKGTCREAERNATAYMCVSGNSECVDSRNGPGYLCNCSRGYDGNPYVPDGCQDVNECDDTRFKYPCSVPGTCVNTAGGYLCSCPDKTTGNAYNGTCDAKKSQLGVRMALGISIGVVVLVVATSCAYMIHQKRSLAAVKQRYFRQHGGLLLFEEMKSKQGLSFTLFTKEELEEATGKFDERNVLGKGGNGTVYKGVLKDKRLVAIKKCKLINERQEKEFGKEMLILSQVNHRNVVRLYGCCLEVEVPMLVYEFIPNGTLYQLIHGRPHGSRISFTTRLKIAHETAETLAYLHSWASPPIIHGDVKSPNILIGEDYTAKVADFGASALAPTDEAQFVTFVQGTYGYLDPEYMQTSKLTSKSDVYSFGVVLLELLTCRKAMNLQALEEEKNLSSHFLLAESENRLDEILDEQIKGEQSVELIEQVAELAKECLEMASDKRPSMREVAEELDRVRKMLQHPWGQQTCDEERKALLIGSPSTCPKVELSNGYVSLSDSAYLGVQSPR; from the exons ATGCAAGGAAGGCGCAGTCAGATGCTCCTTATTACACTGATGATAATCGCCGTGCTCGTTTCGGCATGGCCAGCAGCTGCAACACCCCCGAGCTCCTGCCAGCGCCGGTGCGGCGACCTGGACATCCCTTACCCGTTCGGCATCGGCCGCGGCTGCTACCTCTACACGGGCGAAGGCGACACGACCTTCGGCCTCACCTGCAAACTcaccgccgacggcacctacaaGGCCTTCTGCTATGACGTCCAGGTCATCGGCATCTCCCTGCGCCGCGGCCAGGCGCGCATCCGCAGCGACATCCGGTCCTGGTGCTACAACCGCACGTCCATGTCCATGGACAAGAACAACGTCTGGTGGAGCGACTTCACCGACTCGCAGTTCCGGCTCTCCGACGAGGACAACCGGTTCACCGTCATCGGCTGCAACTCGCTGGCCTACGTGAAGTCCGCCAACACCGGGTCCAAGTACATGACCGGGTGCATGGCGAcgtgccccgccgccggccggctggAGAACGGGTCGTGCTCCGGCATGGGCTGCTGCCAGGCGGCCATCCCCAGGGGGATCAACACGTACGAGGTGCAGTTCGACGACAGGTTCACCACGTCCAGGACCAGGGGGTTCGGCCGCTGCAGCTACGCCGtgctggtggaggcggcggcgtttgACTTCCGGACAACGTACGTCACCGCCGACGACTTCATGGAGTCCACCGGCGGGAAGGCGCCGCTGGTGCTCGACTGGGTGGTGGGGAAGGGGACGTGCAGGGAAGCGGAACGGAACGCGACGGCGTACATGTGCGTCAGCGGCAACAGCGAGTGCGTCGATTCCAGGAACGGCCCGGGCTATCTCTGCAACTGCTCTAGAGGGTACGACGGCAATCCCTACGTCCCTGACGGCTGCCAAG ACGTTAACGAGTGCGATGACACAAGATTCAAGTACCCCTGCTCCGTTCCTGGAACCTGTGTCAACACTGCTGGAGGATACCTCTGTTCTTGCCCTGACAAGACCACGGGCAACGCTTACAACGGCACATGCGACGCCAAGAAATCTCAACTTGGAGTGCGCATGGCACTTG GTATTAGCATTGGCGTAGTTGTACTAGTTGTTGCCACGTCCTGTGCCTACATGATCCACCAGAAGAGGAGCCTCGCCGCTGTGAAACAGAGGTACTTCAGGCAGCACGGGGGTCTCTTGCTGTTCGAGGAAATGAAGTCCAAGCAAGGTCTGTCCTTCACATTATTCACCAAGGAAGAGCTCGAAGAGGCGACCGGCAAATTCGATGAGCGGAATGTGCTTGGCAAAGGAGGGAATGGCACCGTCTACAAGGGAGTTCTGAAAGACAAAAGATTAGTTGCGATAAAGAAGTGCAAGTTAATCAACGAGAGACAGGAGAAAGAGTTTGGGAAGGAGATGCTCATCCTGTCCCAGGTCAACCACAGGAACGTTGTGAGGCTATACGGCTGCTGCCTTGAGGTGGAAGTCCCTATGCTCGTCTACGAGTTCATCCCAAACGGCACGCTGTACCAGCTTATCCATGGCCGGCCCCATGGGTCTCGCATTTCCTTCACGACACGCCTGAAGATCGCACATGAGACCGCCGAAACCCTCGCGTACCTGCATTCCTGGGCTTCACCCCCAATCATCCACGGCGATGTGAAATCACCCAACATACTAATCGGTGAGGATTACACCGCGAAAGTTGCAGATTTTGGAGCTTCAGCATTGGCTCCGACAGATGAGGCACAATTTGTCACATTTGTCCAAGGGACCTATGGTTACCTCGACCCAGAGTACATGCAGACCAGCAAATTGACGAGTAAGAGTGATGTATACAGCTTCGGTGTTGTTCTGCTAGAGTTGCTTACATGCAGGAAGGCGATGAACCTTCAGGCActcgaggaggagaagaaccTGTCATCACATTTCCTCCTAGCCGAGAGCGAGAACAGGCTTGATGAGATACTGGACGAGCAGATAAAAGGTGAACAGAGTGTCGAGCTGATCGAGCAGGTGGCGGAGCTGGCGAAGGAGTGTCTCGAGATGGCTAGTGACAAGAGGCCCTCGATGCGGGAAGTTGCAGAAGAGCTTGACAGAGTCAGGAAAATGTTGCAGCACCCTTGGGGTCAACAGACTTGTGACGAGGAGCGAAAGGCCTTGCTTATTGGGTCACCAAGCACGTGCCCTAAAGTAGAACTCAGTAATGGATACGTTAGCCTCAGTGATTCAGCGTACTTGGGAGTTCAATCCCCACGATGA